The Nocardia arthritidis genome has a window encoding:
- the katG gene encoding catalase/peroxidase HPI has product MAQEHPPIGEASTEPAESGCPVVSGRLKYPAEGGGNRDWWPNQINLKILQKNPAVANPMGEDFDYAAEFETLDLAAVKQDIIEVMTTSQDWWPADFGHYGPFFIRMAWHAAGTYRINDGRGGAGAGMQRFAPLNSWPDNASLDKARRLLWPVKQKYGKKLSWADLIVYAGNVALEDMGFQTFGFGGGRVDQWEPEEDVYWGPEHTWLGDERYTGNRDLENPLAAVQMGLIYVNPEGPNGNPDPLAAAIDIRETFRRMAMNDVETAALIVGGHTFGKTHGAGDAALVGPEPEAAPLEEQGLGWRSSFGTGVGKDAITSGIEVTWTPTPTKWDNSFLEVLYGNEWEKTKSPAGAWQWTPKDPAKAGTVPDAHEPGKTRLPAMLTTDLSLRFDPIYEQITRRWLEHPEELAEEFSKAWYKLTHRDMGPKVRYLGPLVPEETLLWQDPVPAVDHELVGAAEIADLKSRILASGLTVPQLVSTAWAAASSFRGSDKRGGANGGRIRLQPQIGWEANEPDELAQVVRVLEGIQESFNSAQTGNVRVSFADLVVLGGVAAVESAAKSGGFDVQVPFTPGRTDATQEDTDVESFAALEPTADGFRNYLGKGTRLPAEYLLVDKANLLTLSGPEMTVLIGGLRVLGANHQRSPLGVFTDNPGTLSNDFFVNLLDMGTKWSPSPADDGTYIGTDRATGAAKWTGSRADLIFGSNSQLRALAEVYAADDAKQKFVDDFVAAWTKVMNLDRFDLA; this is encoded by the coding sequence GTGGCCCAGGAACATCCGCCAATCGGAGAGGCCAGTACGGAACCGGCCGAAAGTGGTTGTCCCGTAGTCTCCGGTCGCCTCAAGTACCCCGCCGAGGGCGGTGGCAACCGCGACTGGTGGCCGAATCAGATCAATCTGAAGATCCTGCAGAAGAATCCGGCCGTCGCCAACCCCATGGGCGAGGACTTCGATTACGCGGCCGAGTTCGAGACCCTCGACCTCGCCGCGGTGAAGCAGGACATCATCGAGGTGATGACCACCTCGCAGGACTGGTGGCCCGCCGACTTCGGCCACTACGGCCCGTTCTTCATCCGGATGGCCTGGCACGCCGCGGGCACCTACCGGATCAACGACGGCCGCGGTGGCGCGGGCGCGGGTATGCAGCGCTTCGCACCGCTCAACAGCTGGCCCGACAACGCGAGCCTGGACAAGGCCCGCCGCCTGCTGTGGCCGGTCAAGCAGAAGTACGGCAAGAAGCTGTCCTGGGCCGACCTGATCGTCTACGCGGGCAATGTCGCGCTCGAGGATATGGGCTTCCAGACCTTCGGCTTCGGCGGCGGTCGCGTCGACCAGTGGGAGCCCGAGGAGGACGTCTACTGGGGTCCGGAACACACGTGGCTCGGCGACGAGCGCTACACCGGCAACCGGGATCTGGAGAACCCGCTCGCCGCGGTGCAGATGGGCCTCATCTACGTGAATCCCGAAGGGCCCAACGGCAATCCGGATCCGTTGGCGGCGGCCATCGACATCAGGGAGACATTCCGTCGGATGGCGATGAACGACGTCGAGACCGCGGCGCTCATCGTCGGCGGCCACACCTTCGGCAAGACGCACGGCGCGGGTGACGCGGCGCTCGTCGGCCCCGAGCCCGAGGCCGCCCCGCTGGAGGAGCAGGGCCTCGGCTGGCGCAGCTCGTTCGGCACCGGCGTCGGCAAGGACGCCATCACCAGCGGTATCGAGGTCACCTGGACGCCGACCCCGACCAAGTGGGACAACAGCTTCCTCGAGGTCCTCTACGGCAACGAGTGGGAGAAGACCAAGTCGCCCGCGGGCGCCTGGCAGTGGACCCCGAAGGATCCCGCGAAGGCGGGCACGGTGCCCGACGCGCACGAACCGGGCAAGACCCGGCTCCCCGCGATGCTCACCACCGATCTGTCGTTGCGGTTCGACCCCATCTACGAACAGATCACCCGCCGCTGGCTGGAGCACCCGGAGGAACTGGCCGAGGAATTCTCCAAGGCCTGGTACAAGCTGACCCACCGCGATATGGGCCCGAAGGTCCGCTACCTCGGGCCGCTGGTTCCCGAGGAGACCCTGCTCTGGCAAGATCCGGTGCCCGCGGTGGACCACGAACTCGTCGGCGCCGCGGAGATCGCGGATCTGAAGAGCCGCATCCTGGCCTCGGGTTTGACCGTGCCGCAACTGGTTTCGACCGCATGGGCGGCGGCCTCGTCGTTCCGCGGCAGTGACAAGCGCGGCGGTGCGAACGGCGGCCGGATCCGGCTGCAACCGCAGATCGGTTGGGAGGCAAACGAACCCGACGAGCTCGCGCAGGTGGTGCGGGTGCTGGAGGGTATCCAGGAGTCGTTCAACTCCGCCCAGACCGGCAATGTGCGGGTGTCGTTCGCCGACCTCGTCGTGCTCGGCGGTGTCGCGGCGGTCGAATCGGCCGCCAAGAGCGGCGGTTTCGACGTTCAGGTGCCGTTCACGCCGGGCCGCACGGATGCGACGCAGGAGGACACCGATGTGGAATCCTTCGCCGCGCTCGAGCCGACGGCCGACGGCTTCCGCAACTACCTCGGGAAGGGCACCCGGCTCCCGGCGGAGTACCTGCTGGTCGACAAGGCGAACCTGCTCACCCTCAGTGGGCCCGAGATGACGGTGCTCATCGGTGGTCTGCGCGTGCTCGGCGCGAACCACCAGCGTTCGCCGCTCGGCGTCTTCACCGACAACCCCGGCACGCTGAGCAACGACTTCTTCGTGAACCTGCTCGATATGGGCACGAAGTGGTCGCCGTCCCCGGCCGACGACGGCACCTACATCGGCACCGACCGCGCCACCGGCGCGGCCAAGTGGACCGGCAGCCGAGCCGATCTGATCTTCGGATCGAACTCCCAGCTGCGCGCCCTCGCCGAGGTATACGCCGCCGACGACGCGAAGCAGAAGTTCGTCGACGATTTCGTCGCCGCCTGGACCAAGGTGATGAACCTGGACCGCTTCGATCTGGCCTGA
- a CDS encoding Fur family transcriptional regulator gives MSTTSDFERMLRGASLRVTAPRMAVLSAVHEHPHSDTDSILAHVRESLGAVSHQAVYDVLRALTGAGLLRRIQPMGSVARYETRVGDNHHHVVCRSCGAIADVDCAVGEAPCLTASDDNGFVLDEAEVIYWGLCPSCSTAEKTRSQP, from the coding sequence GTGTCCACGACTTCGGACTTCGAACGCATGCTGCGGGGCGCATCACTGCGGGTGACGGCGCCGCGGATGGCGGTGCTGAGCGCGGTGCACGAGCATCCGCACTCGGATACCGATTCCATCCTCGCTCATGTGCGCGAGAGCCTCGGTGCGGTCTCTCACCAGGCCGTTTACGACGTGTTGCGGGCTCTGACCGGCGCGGGTCTGCTCCGCCGGATCCAGCCGATGGGTTCGGTGGCGCGCTACGAGACCCGGGTCGGCGACAACCACCATCACGTCGTATGCCGCTCCTGTGGCGCCATCGCCGATGTCGACTGCGCCGTCGGCGAGGCGCCCTGCTTGACCGCATCCGACGACAACGGATTCGTCCTCGATGAGGCCGAAGTCATCTATTGGGGCCTGTGCCCCAGCTGCTCGACAGCGGAAAAAACCCGATCACAACCGTGA
- a CDS encoding tetratricopeptide repeat protein, whose product MLEELSTRATAIGVAGSARAARQILDQVLAHAPTDESALLRAIEKLYAGEHFAEARTATATLLEHNPDHIDGLHYMAGIMLACGLPEHGLPYVRRAVALEPRLPGPMCTLAELLYAIDQDAPEAMDWLLRVIDIAPDYATAHLVLGWWHCQAGRWAAAEPALLEAARLAPYSDAAELPLALARAGRGRFAESRSAVRELIRTNSKQDQLQRVCRVIERVGLPGELSELYEMALAALGETDLSQPGAAGADPELLAAQGELARRVYESKIAGAAARAKAAELAYAVLAQRPADRNARYVYDRSTESTRRENLQRTRSRQGAGEIARARMLVDQGDTRGPLALYTAQVAAGDLTAARQTVRDRLRADPASSLWLYLASTIAQALGNHTEALDYARRATAAAPAHAHINHRLGLAAKAAGELPLAEQALRRAVQLAPDLVAPLADLALLLGEIERWQDADALLARLTPELPELGTARDQVAQIVRLCVANSEPLRRAVVHRIADEQVASELAQWYRLILSCHPVLHAGNPDWATAEYRGLATQLRRMRDAFTFPAPPRFLEILHRYDELTAIRSR is encoded by the coding sequence GTGCTGGAAGAGTTGTCGACGCGGGCAACGGCGATCGGGGTGGCGGGATCCGCACGCGCGGCCCGGCAGATATTGGACCAGGTTCTCGCGCACGCACCCACCGACGAGTCCGCGCTGCTGCGCGCGATCGAAAAGCTTTACGCGGGCGAACATTTCGCGGAGGCACGCACCGCCACCGCGACACTGCTCGAGCACAATCCGGACCATATCGACGGTCTGCACTACATGGCGGGCATCATGCTGGCCTGCGGCCTGCCCGAACACGGGCTGCCCTACGTGCGCCGCGCCGTCGCGCTGGAACCGCGACTACCTGGGCCGATGTGCACGCTGGCCGAATTGCTGTACGCCATCGACCAGGACGCGCCGGAGGCGATGGACTGGCTGCTGCGCGTCATCGACATCGCCCCGGATTACGCCACCGCGCACCTCGTCCTCGGCTGGTGGCACTGCCAGGCGGGCCGCTGGGCGGCCGCCGAACCAGCGCTGCTCGAGGCGGCACGGCTGGCGCCGTACAGCGATGCCGCGGAGCTGCCGCTCGCGCTGGCCAGGGCCGGACGCGGACGTTTCGCCGAATCGCGCTCGGCCGTCCGGGAATTGATCCGTACGAATTCGAAACAGGATCAACTACAACGAGTTTGCCGAGTGATCGAGCGCGTCGGCCTGCCCGGCGAGCTGTCCGAACTGTACGAGATGGCGCTGGCGGCGCTCGGCGAAACCGATCTCAGCCAACCGGGCGCGGCCGGAGCCGACCCGGAACTGCTCGCCGCACAGGGTGAACTCGCGCGCCGCGTCTACGAGTCGAAGATCGCAGGCGCCGCGGCGCGCGCGAAGGCGGCCGAACTGGCTTACGCGGTGCTCGCGCAGCGCCCGGCGGATCGCAACGCCCGCTACGTCTACGACCGGTCGACGGAATCCACCCGGCGGGAGAACCTGCAGCGAACCAGGTCCCGGCAGGGCGCGGGCGAGATCGCAAGGGCCAGAATGCTGGTCGATCAGGGCGATACCCGGGGGCCGCTGGCGCTGTACACGGCACAGGTCGCGGCCGGCGATCTCACCGCGGCGCGGCAGACGGTCCGCGACCGGCTGCGCGCCGACCCGGCGTCCTCGCTGTGGCTGTATCTGGCCTCCACCATCGCACAGGCGCTCGGAAACCACACCGAGGCACTGGATTACGCGCGCCGAGCCACCGCCGCCGCGCCCGCGCACGCCCATATCAACCATCGGCTCGGGCTGGCCGCCAAGGCGGCGGGCGAGCTGCCGCTGGCCGAGCAGGCGCTGCGCCGGGCCGTGCAGCTGGCGCCGGATCTCGTTGCGCCGCTGGCCGATCTGGCGCTGCTACTGGGCGAGATCGAGCGCTGGCAGGATGCGGACGCACTGCTGGCCCGGCTCACCCCGGAACTCCCCGAGCTCGGGACCGCCCGCGATCAGGTGGCCCAGATCGTCCGGCTCTGCGTCGCCAATTCCGAACCGCTCCGGCGTGCCGTCGTGCACCGGATCGCCGACGAGCAGGTGGCATCGGAACTGGCGCAGTGGTATCGGCTGATCCTGTCCTGTCACCCGGTGCTGCACGCGGGCAACCCGGACTGGGCGACGGCCGAATACCGAGGTCTGGCAACGCAACTGCGCCGAATGCGGGATGCGTTCACCTTCCCCGCACCG